The following are encoded together in the Acidicapsa ligni genome:
- a CDS encoding efflux RND transporter periplasmic adaptor subunit, giving the protein MTQQLDIQPTSQSKDASSGTKVRIVGAIALLIALLAIGIFPRLARQREALAAVNESAITHPVVSLTHAKRGEPTSELLLPGNIQALYNATVYARVDGYVEKRNVDIGTHVKSGQVLAVISSPEIDQQLLQARATLAQSQASLQQAKASLEQSKANAELTRLTKERDIPLGQEHAISQQIVDEAVQADNARIADVGAANANIIAAEANVTANRANVSRLEQMQGFERVVAPFEGVITERNVERGDLVSTGSAAAGKPLFSVAQSGTLRIQVDVPQSEAVNIQDGQKAAVEVKERLGREYTGTVVRSASSLDSAARTMLTEVQLDNRDGSLLPGMYAQIKFTLSQAHSSLIIPTSSLVIDRAGMHVVTVTANDKIHFVPVLVGRDMGTQIEVLNGLNGSESLVASPSDLLNEGQIVEVR; this is encoded by the coding sequence ATGACGCAGCAACTTGATATTCAACCCACCAGCCAAAGCAAAGATGCCTCCTCTGGAACGAAGGTGAGGATCGTTGGCGCTATAGCATTGTTAATCGCTCTTCTGGCTATCGGAATATTTCCGCGGCTGGCGCGGCAGCGTGAAGCGTTGGCTGCGGTCAATGAGTCCGCTATAACGCATCCAGTCGTTTCGTTAACTCATGCGAAGAGGGGTGAGCCTACGTCTGAGCTTTTGTTGCCGGGCAATATACAGGCTCTCTACAACGCGACGGTGTATGCGCGTGTGGACGGTTATGTAGAAAAGCGCAATGTCGATATCGGAACGCATGTGAAGTCAGGGCAGGTGCTGGCGGTTATCTCTTCGCCTGAGATCGATCAGCAACTTCTGCAGGCACGTGCGACGCTTGCGCAATCGCAGGCTTCGTTGCAGCAGGCGAAGGCTTCGCTTGAGCAGTCCAAGGCGAATGCGGAACTCACGCGCCTGACCAAGGAGCGCGATATTCCGCTGGGCCAGGAGCACGCTATCTCACAGCAGATTGTTGACGAAGCGGTGCAGGCAGACAATGCGCGCATCGCCGATGTTGGTGCTGCGAATGCAAATATCATCGCTGCCGAAGCAAACGTCACTGCCAATCGCGCGAACGTTTCACGACTCGAACAGATGCAGGGATTTGAACGTGTGGTCGCTCCGTTTGAGGGTGTGATTACAGAACGAAACGTGGAGCGCGGGGATCTTGTAAGCACTGGAAGCGCGGCTGCAGGCAAGCCTCTGTTCAGCGTTGCACAGAGCGGCACGTTGCGTATTCAGGTTGATGTACCGCAATCGGAAGCTGTCAATATTCAGGATGGACAGAAAGCTGCTGTTGAAGTGAAAGAGCGCCTTGGTCGCGAGTACACGGGAACTGTTGTGCGCAGCGCGAGCTCACTCGATAGCGCGGCACGCACGATGTTGACCGAGGTACAGCTCGACAATCGCGACGGATCGTTGCTGCCAGGGATGTATGCGCAGATCAAGTTCACCCTGTCACAAGCGCATAGTTCTCTCATCATTCCTACGAGCTCTCTTGTTATCGATCGTGCCGGCATGCATGTTGTCACGGTGACGGCGAATGACAAGATCCATTTCGTTCCGGTGTTGGTGGGGCGGGATATGGGAACGCAGATCGAAGTGTTGAACGGGTTGAATGGATCAGAGTCTCTCGTAGCTAGTCCGAGCGATCTGCTTAACGAAGGCCAAATCGTCGAAGTGCGATGA
- a CDS encoding efflux RND transporter permease subunit produces the protein MWIVRLALNKPYTFIVASILILVLGFTSIATTPTDIFPNIDIPVVTVIWSYSGLPAKEMEQRVTTFSEFVMAVVNDVKAIDSQTVDGASVIKISFQPQVRIDAAMSQIGAAVNSIRFRMPPGVNPPWILRFSASTVPIIQLALSSDTLSESELYDYGLFRVRQQLSTVPGTLLPAPYGGVARQIMVDLDQNALLAKGITPIDVTAAINAQNVTLPSGTEKIGDREYTVSTNSSPVDALSLNDVPIKTVNGRLVYMRDVAHVRDGWAVQQNSARANGKPAVLLAIMKTGSVSTLDIVNQIKNDVLPTSRAAAPKGLKIKELFDQSIFVKASIAGVLREGVIAACLTALMILLFLGSWRSTLIIAISIPLSILSSIIVLSAMGETMNTMTLGGLALAIGILVDDATVTIENIHRHMGKQPLREAVLIGASEIATPTLVSTLTICIVFVSVVFLTGPAKYLFTPMALAVVFAMLASYVLSRTLVPVLVNFFLGAEHSFEGHAEDVVNGSKPLSIFGRINDRFNQGYLWVQGRYTHALKTVLHHRRVALITSIAIMSTAFLLLPFVGRDFFPAVDAGQIRLHVRAQPGTRIESTKAIFSQVEEQIRKTIPADETELMIDNIGLSLETFNYAFGDGATISSADGEILIALNEKHHGPTEKYVKELRSQLQRQFPDLTFFFQPADIVTQILNFGLPSPIDVQVQGYDPANYEIARRLRERLATVPGTVDVHMHQVVNAPDLHLDIDRVRAAQFGLTQQDVANSIYISLSSSAAVQPNFWLDPKMGITYQVAAQTPQYRINSINALQNTPIPLHTVDNRTELLGNMATLAPAIQPVVINHHNGAPVFDIFANTQDSDLGSVASKINRIVKEESKNLPPGTKIVVRGQVESMNEAFNRLGIGLTFAALLVYLLMVVNYQSWLDPFIIICALPGAFCGIVWALFLTQTTFNVPSLMGAIMSIGVATANSILLVTFANELRARGVAPLEAAVTAGFTRLRPIIMTAFAMIIGMLPMALGVGEGGEQNAPLARAVIGGLGVATFATLFFVPLMFTLIHGRNPNTPQEAV, from the coding sequence ATGTGGATTGTCAGACTCGCGCTAAACAAACCTTATACGTTCATTGTAGCTTCGATATTGATCCTGGTACTGGGGTTTACTTCGATAGCTACAACCCCGACCGATATCTTCCCTAACATCGATATCCCGGTTGTTACTGTGATCTGGTCGTATTCCGGTCTTCCGGCGAAGGAAATGGAGCAGCGCGTAACTACCTTCAGCGAATTTGTAATGGCGGTCGTGAACGACGTAAAAGCCATTGATTCGCAAACGGTTGACGGCGCCAGTGTGATCAAGATTTCGTTTCAGCCGCAGGTACGTATTGATGCGGCTATGTCACAGATTGGCGCAGCCGTAAACTCGATTCGCTTTCGTATGCCACCGGGTGTAAATCCGCCGTGGATCCTGCGTTTTAGCGCATCCACTGTGCCGATTATTCAGCTTGCTTTATCCAGCGATACGCTATCGGAATCCGAGTTATATGACTATGGATTATTCCGCGTACGCCAGCAACTGTCGACTGTACCGGGCACGCTGTTGCCCGCTCCTTATGGCGGCGTGGCACGGCAGATCATGGTTGATCTGGATCAGAATGCTCTGCTCGCGAAAGGTATTACTCCTATCGATGTTACTGCTGCTATCAACGCGCAGAACGTAACGCTTCCATCTGGAACGGAAAAGATCGGCGATCGAGAATATACGGTTAGCACTAACTCCAGTCCCGTAGATGCATTGTCGTTGAACGATGTTCCGATCAAAACGGTCAATGGGCGACTGGTGTATATGCGTGATGTTGCGCATGTGAGAGATGGCTGGGCGGTGCAACAGAACTCAGCGCGCGCGAATGGAAAACCCGCGGTTTTGCTGGCCATTATGAAGACCGGATCGGTGTCGACGCTGGATATTGTCAACCAGATCAAGAATGACGTCCTGCCAACATCGCGAGCCGCTGCACCTAAGGGACTGAAGATCAAGGAACTCTTTGATCAATCGATATTCGTGAAAGCGTCGATTGCAGGGGTATTGCGTGAAGGCGTAATCGCTGCATGTCTTACTGCGCTAATGATTCTGCTGTTTCTCGGAAGTTGGCGCAGCACGCTGATTATTGCGATTTCAATTCCACTATCGATTCTTAGTTCGATTATCGTACTGAGTGCGATGGGCGAAACGATGAACACGATGACGCTCGGCGGTCTCGCGCTGGCTATCGGCATCCTGGTCGATGATGCAACGGTAACGATTGAGAATATTCATCGGCACATGGGAAAGCAGCCGTTGCGAGAAGCGGTTCTGATCGGAGCTTCAGAGATTGCAACGCCGACACTCGTGTCCACTCTAACGATCTGCATCGTCTTTGTGTCTGTCGTTTTTCTCACTGGTCCAGCGAAGTATCTCTTTACTCCGATGGCGCTTGCGGTTGTGTTTGCGATGCTTGCATCTTACGTGCTTTCGAGAACGCTTGTGCCGGTACTGGTCAACTTCTTTCTTGGCGCAGAGCATTCATTCGAGGGGCATGCGGAAGATGTCGTGAACGGATCGAAGCCACTCTCTATCTTCGGTCGTATCAATGATCGCTTTAATCAAGGCTATCTTTGGGTGCAGGGCCGCTACACGCATGCCCTGAAGACAGTACTGCATCATCGCCGGGTTGCACTCATTACATCCATTGCGATTATGTCGACTGCATTTCTGCTCTTGCCTTTCGTGGGCCGCGACTTTTTTCCGGCTGTGGATGCGGGACAAATTCGATTGCATGTAAGAGCGCAGCCCGGTACGCGTATTGAGTCAACGAAGGCTATCTTCAGCCAGGTTGAGGAGCAGATCCGCAAGACTATTCCTGCGGATGAAACGGAACTGATGATCGACAACATCGGTCTCAGTCTCGAAACGTTCAACTATGCATTCGGAGATGGAGCAACGATCAGCAGTGCGGATGGGGAGATTCTGATTGCGCTCAACGAGAAGCATCATGGGCCTACGGAAAAATATGTGAAGGAGTTGCGTTCGCAGTTGCAGAGGCAGTTTCCCGATCTCACTTTCTTCTTTCAGCCTGCAGATATCGTGACGCAGATTCTGAACTTCGGATTGCCTTCCCCAATCGACGTTCAGGTACAGGGTTATGATCCGGCGAACTATGAGATAGCACGCCGCCTTCGTGAACGCCTGGCTACTGTTCCGGGCACTGTTGATGTGCATATGCACCAGGTGGTGAATGCTCCTGATCTTCATCTGGATATCGACCGCGTGCGCGCTGCTCAGTTTGGTTTAACGCAACAGGATGTGGCGAACAGCATCTATATTTCACTCAGCTCTTCGGCTGCTGTTCAGCCTAACTTCTGGCTCGATCCGAAGATGGGCATTACGTACCAGGTTGCAGCGCAGACTCCGCAGTATCGCATTAACTCAATCAACGCATTGCAGAATACGCCGATTCCACTTCACACGGTCGACAATCGTACTGAGTTGCTGGGCAATATGGCGACGTTGGCTCCGGCTATTCAGCCTGTAGTGATCAACCATCATAACGGTGCGCCTGTCTTCGACATCTTTGCCAACACGCAGGACAGCGACCTAGGATCGGTTGCATCGAAGATCAATCGCATCGTTAAAGAAGAGAGCAAGAATCTTCCTCCAGGCACAAAGATTGTTGTGCGTGGACAGGTGGAAAGTATGAATGAGGCCTTCAATCGGCTGGGCATTGGACTTACCTTTGCGGCGCTGCTGGTCTACCTGCTCATGGTGGTGAACTATCAGAGCTGGCTCGACCCGTTCATCATTATCTGCGCACTACCTGGAGCATTCTGCGGTATTGTCTGGGCGCTCTTTTTAACGCAGACTACGTTCAATGTACCGAGCCTGATGGGCGCTATCATGTCCATCGGCGTGGCTACGGCAAACTCGATTCTTCTGGTTACGTTTGCGAATGAACTTCGCGCCCGAGGCGTCGCTCCTCTTGAAGCAGCGGTAACGGCTGGCTTCACACGCTTGCGGCCGATCATCATGACTGCGTTTGCCATGATCATCGGCATGTTGCCGATGGCGCTTGGAGTGGGCGAGGGTGGCGAACAGAATGCACCGCTGGCACGAGCTGTAATCGGCGGGCTCGGCGTTGCGACATTTGCAACACTCTTCTTTGTTCCTCTCATGTTCACTTTGATTCACGGAAGAAATCCCAACACACCACAGGAGGCCGTATGA
- a CDS encoding ArsR/SmtB family transcription factor, whose amino-acid sequence MGKITENEAAQIGKALGDPNRLAIYSQIAHHDELFCGEMHAKQRITLPTLSHHLKVLTDLGLITHRKEGLNVYYRVVPERFNEYVKFLTRIGTRSS is encoded by the coding sequence ATGGGAAAGATTACAGAAAACGAAGCAGCACAAATTGGCAAGGCTCTGGGAGACCCCAACCGCCTTGCAATTTATTCGCAGATTGCGCACCACGATGAACTGTTCTGTGGCGAGATGCATGCCAAGCAGCGCATCACCTTACCGACACTCTCGCACCATCTCAAAGTACTGACAGACCTGGGACTGATTACTCATCGCAAAGAGGGCCTCAACGTTTACTATCGCGTCGTTCCAGAGCGGTTCAATGAGTACGTAAAGTTTTTGACACGTATAGGAACAAGATCAAGCTGA
- a CDS encoding YeiH family protein, whose protein sequence is MKTNAATIESKTQGPLVRAIGLIPGILLLAVIGYAAKLIEQSINGYTKTHHIVFPNIEYVLWAIVIGLLIGNLVKLPAIFSAGVDTYEFWLKAGIVLLGSRFLVADIRKLGGISLLLVFVEIGGALLLMTALGKAFGLRPKLIHLLAIGSAVCGVSAIIAAKGAIDADDEDSSFAIAAILALGAISLVAFPLVGSALHLSDHAYGIWTGLAVDNTAEATAAGALFSDSAGKVAILTKTCRNALIGFVVLGYAIYWARKGQAGSVGNKAAFLWQKFPKFVLGFLLISLVVSMGVFDAGQIKSLANLSRWAFLLTFAGVGLKTNFRELSRQGFKPFAVGVLGEVLIAVLTLGLVIGTNRIWTL, encoded by the coding sequence ATGAAGACGAACGCTGCAACGATAGAAAGTAAAACACAGGGTCCACTGGTCCGTGCGATTGGACTGATCCCCGGCATTCTGCTGCTAGCTGTGATTGGCTACGCGGCCAAGTTGATTGAGCAATCGATCAATGGATACACGAAGACGCATCACATTGTTTTCCCCAATATTGAGTATGTGTTGTGGGCAATTGTCATTGGACTGCTGATTGGCAACCTGGTGAAGCTGCCTGCTATTTTCAGCGCGGGCGTTGATACTTACGAGTTCTGGTTGAAGGCGGGGATCGTGTTGCTCGGCTCGCGATTTCTGGTTGCGGATATTCGCAAGCTGGGAGGCATCAGCCTGTTACTAGTGTTCGTTGAGATTGGTGGGGCGCTGTTGTTGATGACTGCGCTGGGCAAGGCTTTTGGACTGAGGCCGAAGCTGATCCACCTGCTGGCGATTGGGTCAGCGGTGTGTGGTGTGTCAGCCATCATTGCAGCCAAAGGTGCGATCGACGCAGACGATGAGGATTCCTCGTTTGCGATTGCAGCCATTCTTGCTTTGGGAGCTATTTCGCTCGTGGCTTTTCCACTCGTGGGTAGCGCGCTTCACCTCAGCGATCATGCGTATGGAATTTGGACAGGCCTGGCAGTAGACAATACGGCAGAAGCCACGGCCGCTGGCGCTTTGTTTTCCGATAGTGCGGGCAAGGTCGCGATCCTTACAAAGACATGCAGAAATGCACTGATCGGCTTTGTCGTGTTGGGTTATGCAATTTACTGGGCGCGCAAGGGACAAGCGGGATCGGTCGGCAACAAGGCGGCGTTTCTATGGCAGAAGTTTCCCAAATTTGTGCTGGGATTTCTACTGATATCCCTGGTGGTTTCGATGGGTGTGTTTGATGCAGGACAGATAAAGAGTCTTGCCAATTTATCGCGATGGGCTTTTCTGCTGACATTTGCAGGAGTGGGATTGAAGACGAATTTTCGCGAACTTTCCCGGCAGGGATTCAAACCATTCGCAGTCGGAGTTCTGGGTGAGGTACTGATTGCGGTACTGACGCTAGGCCTTGTTATTGGCACCAATCGCATCTGGACTTTATAG